One segment of Gordonia terrae DNA contains the following:
- a CDS encoding MaoC/PaaZ C-terminal domain-containing protein, translating to MSDASDRLWADDLSVGQIFEFGEHVVSEEELLDFARAWDPQDFHVDKDVAERGPYRGLIASGLHTMSIYQKLNVTGVLTNWRVIAGKRLGDVEFLRPVRPGDTLTGSTVIDAIEFDDRDRALVTSSAELRNGEGKPVMRTVVEAYVHARPRRSRD from the coding sequence TTGTGGGCCGATGACCTGTCCGTGGGCCAGATCTTCGAGTTCGGCGAGCATGTCGTCAGCGAAGAGGAACTCCTCGACTTCGCTCGCGCATGGGATCCGCAGGACTTCCACGTGGACAAGGACGTCGCCGAACGCGGACCCTACCGAGGGCTCATCGCCAGTGGGCTGCACACGATGTCGATCTATCAGAAGCTCAATGTCACCGGCGTGCTGACCAATTGGCGGGTGATCGCCGGGAAGCGACTCGGCGACGTGGAGTTCCTGCGTCCGGTCCGACCCGGCGACACCCTCACCGGGTCGACCGTCATCGACGCGATCGAATTCGACGACCGCGACCGCGCACTGGTCACCTCGTCGGCGGAGCTGCGAAACGGCGAGGGCAAACCCGTGATGCGCACGGTCGTCGAGGCCTATGTGCACGCCCGTCCGCGCCGTTCGCG